One region of Flavobacterium sp. KACC 22763 genomic DNA includes:
- a CDS encoding NYN domain-containing protein, producing MPLSNSKDLKLAVLIDADNVPYSNVKGMMEEIAKLGTPTTKRIYADWTKPNANGWKGVLLEHAITPIQQYSYTVGKNSSDSALIIDAMDLLYSGKLDGFCIVSSDSDFTRLAVRLRESGMKVIGIGEKKTPNSFIVACDRFIYIEVLDGATQKKKPKAVAADTKKTVEKPAEKALHKIDKQTIELIEATIEDIEDDDGWAFLGDVGNLIVKKKPEFDPRNYGYSKLTPMLKSLTDILEIDERESDKKGIKHVYVRLRFN from the coding sequence ATGCCTTTAAGCAATTCAAAAGATTTAAAACTGGCAGTCCTTATTGATGCAGACAATGTGCCCTACAGCAATGTAAAAGGTATGATGGAAGAAATTGCAAAACTAGGAACACCAACTACGAAAAGGATTTATGCCGATTGGACAAAACCAAATGCAAATGGCTGGAAAGGTGTTTTATTAGAACATGCTATTACTCCTATTCAACAATATAGTTACACGGTTGGAAAAAATTCATCAGATTCTGCTCTTATTATCGATGCAATGGATTTACTTTATTCTGGAAAACTAGATGGTTTCTGCATTGTTTCCAGCGACAGTGATTTTACAAGACTTGCTGTAAGACTTCGCGAATCGGGTATGAAAGTGATTGGAATTGGAGAAAAGAAAACGCCAAACTCGTTTATTGTTGCCTGCGATCGATTTATTTATATTGAAGTTTTGGATGGTGCAACTCAAAAGAAAAAACCAAAAGCAGTTGCAGCTGATACCAAAAAAACAGTTGAAAAACCAGCAGAAAAAGCGCTTCACAAAATTGACAAACAAACTATAGAACTAATTGAAGCTACTATAGAAGACATTGAAGATGATGATGGGTGGGCGTTTCTTGGGGATGTCGGAAATCTAATCGTAAAGAAAAAACCTGAATTTGATCCTCGAAATTATGGTTATTCAAAACTGACTCCAATGCTTAAATCACTTACTGATATTCTGGAAATTGACGAAAGAGAGTCAGACAAAAAAGGAATCAAACACGTCTATGTACGTTTAAGATTCAACTAA
- the azu gene encoding azurin, producing the protein MNTKTKISVLILMGFLAVTSCGKKETAPADQTETTEPSTEGEQAPVAAASEENVLVIEGNDQMQFSVNELKAVAGKPIKLTLKHVGKIPKEAMGHNLVILQEGTDQAAFALKANDAKATDYIPESEKASIIAHTKLIGGGEEDTIEFTIDKKGSYPFICSFPGHVAMMKGVLIVE; encoded by the coding sequence ATGAATACAAAAACCAAAATTTCAGTACTAATCCTAATGGGATTTCTAGCCGTTACTTCTTGCGGTAAAAAAGAAACAGCTCCAGCTGATCAAACAGAAACAACTGAACCGTCTACAGAAGGAGAACAAGCTCCTGTAGCAGCGGCATCAGAGGAAAATGTTTTAGTTATTGAAGGAAATGACCAAATGCAGTTTAGTGTAAATGAATTAAAAGCTGTTGCAGGAAAACCAATCAAATTGACTTTGAAACACGTTGGTAAAATTCCGAAAGAGGCGATGGGTCACAATTTAGTGATTTTGCAAGAAGGAACAGACCAAGCAGCTTTTGCTTTAAAAGCTAATGACGCCAAAGCAACTGATTATATTCCGGAATCTGAAAAAGCTTCAATCATTGCACACACTAAATTAATTGGTGGTGGAGAAGAAGATACAATCGAGTTTACAATTGATAAAAAAGGGTCATACCCATTTATTTGCTCTTTCCCTGGACACGTAGCCATGATGAAAGGTGTATTAATTGTTGAGTAA
- a CDS encoding nitric-oxide reductase large subunit: MKREKKLWLVFALVMSISFAVLGYFGYEIYQQAPPVPKEIVTDSGKAVFSESEIKDGQNIWQSIGGQEVGSIWGHGAYVAPDWTADWLHREAVFILDIYAQKDFNKKYEELDAEKQSALKVRLQKDLRTNRYNADTGTLTISENRLAAIEHLSEYYKGLFTNDPKFDKLREEYAIPKNSITDVERMHKMNAFFFWATWATVTNRPNGDISYTHNWPSDELVGNKATTELLAWSGVSIILLILSVGILVFYHAKSGEEEEFPLPKEDPLIKQGKTKSMGLVTKYFWIVSLLMVLQMVFGIITAHYGVEGNGLYGIPIDKILPYAVTRTWHTQLAIFWIATAWLATGLYIAPAVSGKDPKFQCFGINFLFIALLIIVLGSMAGQWFGVMQKLNLVQNFWFGHQGYEYVDLGRFWQIFLLVGLFLWLALMIRPLLPVLKKKTEEKNLIILFLVSCTAIAMFYGAGLMWGRQTNLAIAEYWRWWVVHLWVEGFFEVFATVVIAFLFVRLGLLKTKTATLNVLFATIIFMSGGILGTFHHLYFSGTPTAIMALGATFSALEVVPLTLIGFEAYQNYKISKSTQWIADYKWPIYFMISVAFWNFLGAGIFGFIINPPIALYYVQGLNTTPLHGHTALFGVYGMLGIGLVLFVLRSLYRNVSWNNKLLKITFWSLNIGLFLMAILSLLPIGVWQAIESISHGMWYARSSELMQQPAMITLKWLRAIGDSIFGIGFITMAWFVFELTLKNKK, translated from the coding sequence ATGAAAAGAGAAAAAAAATTATGGTTGGTTTTTGCATTGGTAATGAGTATATCATTTGCAGTGTTGGGTTATTTTGGTTACGAAATCTATCAGCAGGCACCGCCAGTTCCAAAGGAAATTGTAACCGATTCGGGTAAAGCTGTTTTTAGCGAAAGCGAAATTAAAGACGGACAAAATATCTGGCAAAGTATAGGAGGCCAGGAAGTGGGATCTATCTGGGGACACGGCGCCTATGTGGCCCCAGACTGGACCGCAGATTGGTTGCATAGAGAAGCCGTTTTTATATTGGATATTTATGCTCAAAAAGACTTCAATAAAAAGTATGAAGAACTAGATGCCGAAAAACAATCAGCTCTAAAGGTTCGTCTTCAGAAAGATTTAAGAACCAATCGTTACAATGCTGACACTGGTACACTTACTATTTCTGAAAACCGTTTGGCTGCAATTGAACATTTAAGCGAATATTATAAAGGTCTTTTTACAAATGATCCAAAATTTGATAAACTGAGAGAAGAATATGCGATTCCGAAAAACTCTATTACAGATGTGGAGAGAATGCATAAAATGAACGCATTTTTCTTTTGGGCAACTTGGGCGACAGTTACCAATCGTCCTAATGGAGATATTTCGTATACACATAACTGGCCGTCAGATGAATTGGTTGGAAATAAGGCTACAACAGAGCTTTTAGCTTGGTCTGGAGTAAGTATTATTTTATTGATTTTGAGTGTTGGAATCTTAGTTTTCTATCATGCAAAATCGGGTGAAGAAGAAGAATTTCCGCTTCCAAAAGAAGATCCGTTGATTAAGCAAGGCAAAACCAAATCTATGGGATTGGTGACCAAATATTTCTGGATTGTAAGTTTACTAATGGTTCTGCAAATGGTTTTCGGAATTATCACTGCGCATTACGGAGTGGAAGGAAATGGTTTGTACGGAATTCCGATTGATAAAATACTGCCTTATGCCGTAACACGTACATGGCACACGCAATTGGCTATTTTCTGGATTGCAACAGCTTGGCTGGCAACAGGTTTATATATTGCACCAGCAGTTTCTGGTAAAGATCCTAAATTTCAATGTTTTGGAATTAACTTCTTGTTCATCGCTTTATTGATTATTGTTTTAGGATCAATGGCTGGACAATGGTTTGGAGTGATGCAAAAACTGAATTTGGTTCAGAATTTCTGGTTCGGACATCAAGGTTATGAATATGTTGATTTAGGCCGTTTTTGGCAGATTTTCCTATTGGTCGGATTGTTTTTATGGTTGGCTTTAATGATTCGTCCGTTACTTCCAGTTTTAAAGAAAAAAACAGAAGAGAAAAACCTAATCATTTTGTTCTTAGTTTCTTGTACTGCAATTGCCATGTTTTATGGAGCAGGATTAATGTGGGGAAGACAAACCAATCTAGCCATTGCCGAATATTGGAGATGGTGGGTAGTTCACCTTTGGGTTGAAGGATTCTTTGAAGTATTTGCAACCGTTGTAATTGCGTTCTTGTTTGTTCGTTTGGGATTATTGAAAACGAAAACAGCGACTTTAAATGTGCTTTTTGCTACGATTATTTTCATGTCTGGAGGTATTTTAGGAACATTTCACCACTTATATTTCTCAGGAACGCCAACAGCAATTATGGCTTTAGGAGCAACATTTAGCGCTTTAGAAGTTGTGCCATTAACTTTAATAGGTTTTGAAGCGTATCAAAACTATAAAATTTCAAAATCAACACAATGGATTGCCGATTACAAATGGCCAATTTACTTTATGATTTCTGTAGCTTTTTGGAATTTCCTTGGAGCTGGAATCTTCGGATTCATCATTAATCCGCCAATTGCCTTGTATTATGTTCAAGGATTAAACACAACGCCTTTACACGGACACACGGCTCTGTTTGGAGTTTACGGAATGCTTGGAATTGGTCTGGTATTATTTGTACTGAGAAGTTTATACCGAAATGTAAGCTGGAATAACAAACTGCTTAAAATCACTTTCTGGTCTTTAAATATTGGATTGTTCCTGATGGCAATCTTAAGTCTTCTTCCAATTGGAGTTTGGCAGGCAATTGAAAGTATTAGTCACGGAATGTGGTATGCTCGTTCATCAGAATTAATGCAACAGCCAGCAATGATTACTTTAAAATGGCTTCGTGCAATTGGAGATTCTATTTTCGGAATCGGGTTTATCACAATGGCTTGGTTTGTATTTGAACTGACATTAAAAAACAAAAAATAA
- a CDS encoding SCO family protein: MKKIAIAFLLLFSFYSCKEADKKESKAETKKEISDLSIYNLPSKWTTQDGKDIELKSLRGNVLVMVMIYTSCKAACPRLVADMRDIESKLEKQTKEHVKLILVSIDPNTDTPERLKSFAIENKMNQDPWIFLRSSEENTREFAAVLAVNYKKISPIDFSHSNIISVFNPEGELVFQQEGLGVNNEKTIETINLEAGKI, from the coding sequence ATGAAAAAAATAGCAATTGCTTTTCTTCTCCTATTCTCATTTTACAGCTGTAAAGAAGCCGATAAAAAAGAAAGCAAAGCAGAAACAAAAAAGGAAATCAGCGATTTATCAATTTATAATCTGCCATCAAAATGGACAACACAAGATGGAAAAGATATTGAATTAAAATCACTTCGAGGAAATGTTCTCGTAATGGTAATGATTTACACAAGCTGCAAAGCTGCATGTCCTAGATTAGTTGCCGACATGCGTGATATTGAATCAAAATTGGAGAAACAAACAAAAGAGCATGTCAAATTGATTTTGGTCAGTATTGATCCAAATACAGACACACCTGAAAGATTAAAATCGTTTGCTATTGAAAATAAAATGAACCAAGATCCTTGGATTTTTCTTCGTTCATCTGAAGAAAACACGAGAGAGTTTGCAGCAGTCTTGGCTGTCAATTATAAAAAAATCTCTCCAATAGATTTTTCGCATTCAAATATTATCAGCGTTTTTAATCCTGAAGGAGAATTGGTTTTTCAGCAGGAAGGTTTAGGTGTAAATAATGAAAAAACAATCGAAACAATAAATTTAGAAGCAGGAAAAATATAG
- a CDS encoding FMN-binding glutamate synthase family protein, with amino-acid sequence MRKKFFIYGFLLFIIVAAIYYYTGRGYLLVFIIPLLLIVGAYNASQEKHAILRNFPVLGYFRYLFEMIAPEIQQYFIERSTDGKPFSRNQRSLVYQRAKNIDSSTPFGTQLNLNTENYEGIKHSIFPAKVNEELPRVLVGGKDCKQPYSASLFNVSAMSFGSLSEHAVRAINIGAQKGNFYQNTGEGGLTEFHLAGGGDITWQIGTGYFGCRDAEGNFSPENFSEKANLPNVKMIEIKISQGAKPGHGGVLPARKNTEQIAKIRGVVPHTMILSPPGHHAFSDPNGLIQFIKQLRDLSNGKPIGFKLCIGNTAEFEAICQEMINEDTYPDFITVDGAEGGTGAAPLEFADGVGMPFEPALIFVNKTLVRLGIRDKMRIIGSGKIISGYSILHAIALGADMCNSARGFMFSLGCIQALRCHNNECPTGVATQNKMLMKGLVVTDKSERVYHFHKNTLHAANELLAAAGKTSFADVDINIFMRGDEFTNLSELYFPDNLKNVTQFS; translated from the coding sequence ATGAGAAAAAAATTCTTCATTTACGGATTCTTATTGTTTATAATTGTTGCTGCAATTTATTATTATACTGGACGAGGCTATTTACTCGTATTTATTATTCCGCTTTTGCTAATTGTGGGAGCCTACAACGCATCTCAGGAAAAACATGCTATTTTAAGGAACTTTCCAGTTTTGGGATATTTCAGATATTTATTTGAAATGATTGCGCCTGAGATTCAGCAATATTTTATCGAAAGATCTACAGACGGAAAACCTTTTTCAAGAAACCAACGTTCGTTAGTTTACCAAAGAGCCAAAAATATTGATTCGAGCACTCCTTTTGGAACACAATTAAATTTAAATACAGAAAATTACGAAGGAATAAAACATTCTATTTTCCCTGCAAAAGTAAACGAAGAATTACCTCGCGTATTGGTGGGTGGAAAAGATTGTAAACAGCCTTACTCTGCTTCTTTATTTAATGTTTCGGCAATGAGTTTTGGTTCGTTGAGCGAACATGCAGTTCGTGCCATTAATATTGGTGCGCAAAAAGGAAATTTCTATCAAAATACTGGAGAAGGCGGATTAACAGAATTTCACCTTGCTGGAGGCGGAGACATTACTTGGCAGATTGGAACTGGATATTTTGGTTGCCGTGATGCAGAAGGAAATTTCAGTCCTGAAAATTTCTCTGAAAAAGCAAATCTTCCCAATGTAAAGATGATCGAAATCAAAATTTCGCAAGGTGCAAAACCAGGTCACGGGGGTGTTCTTCCTGCAAGAAAAAATACAGAGCAGATTGCTAAAATTAGAGGCGTTGTGCCACATACGATGATTCTTTCTCCTCCAGGCCATCATGCTTTTTCTGATCCTAATGGATTAATTCAGTTTATCAAACAATTACGTGATTTATCTAATGGGAAACCAATCGGATTTAAATTGTGTATTGGAAATACAGCTGAGTTTGAAGCTATCTGTCAAGAAATGATTAATGAAGATACTTATCCAGATTTTATTACAGTTGACGGCGCTGAAGGAGGAACAGGAGCTGCTCCGCTTGAATTTGCAGATGGTGTAGGAATGCCTTTTGAACCTGCTTTAATTTTTGTGAATAAAACTTTGGTGCGTTTAGGAATTCGCGATAAAATGCGCATTATCGGAAGCGGCAAAATTATTTCTGGCTATTCTATTTTACATGCCATTGCGTTGGGTGCAGACATGTGTAACAGTGCAAGAGGCTTTATGTTCTCTTTAGGTTGTATTCAGGCTTTACGTTGTCATAATAACGAATGCCCAACTGGAGTTGCCACACAAAACAAAATGCTGATGAAAGGTTTGGTTGTTACAGATAAGTCTGAAAGAGTGTATCATTTTCATAAAAATACGCTACATGCCGCTAATGAACTTTTGGCTGCAGCTGGAAAAACATCATTTGCAGATGTTGATATTAATATTTTTATGCGCGGAGATGAGTTTACTAACTTATCAGAACTCTATTTCCCAGATAATCTTAAAAACGTTACTCAATTCTCATAA
- a CDS encoding glycoside hydrolase family 88 protein, which translates to MKAKFFTLIAALFLLGNQGYSQKNNSFNIKKQLDYCAEQASKTLKVIPNDGTSPRTVPNGSNEWKFVGYKDWTSGFWPGELWFLYEATKDKKWENEADKFSRFLTPLSTSKAGDHDLGFQVFNSFGNGYRLTKNPEYKQIILRTADTLATLFNPKVGTIQSWPHNKMGGHNTIIDNMMNLELLFWASKNGGSKKLYDIAVKHAETTMANHFRPDNTSYHVIIYDYETGKKIKGRTAQGYSDDSMWARGQAWAIYGFTMTYRETKDAKFLDFAHKVARVYLDKLTTEDLIPYWDFNAPNIPNEPRDASAAAIVSSALLELSSYTKDKNLKAEYLTKAKKMIVSLSDNYQSHDVNSAFLLHSTGHKPANSEVDCSINYADYYYLEALLRLQKLK; encoded by the coding sequence ATGAAGGCAAAATTTTTTACCCTGATTGCAGCTTTGTTCCTTTTAGGAAACCAAGGCTATTCTCAAAAAAATAATTCGTTTAATATTAAAAAGCAATTGGATTATTGCGCAGAACAAGCTTCAAAAACTTTAAAAGTAATTCCAAATGATGGGACTTCTCCTAGAACAGTTCCAAACGGAAGCAATGAATGGAAATTTGTGGGCTACAAAGATTGGACTAGCGGATTCTGGCCTGGAGAATTGTGGTTTTTGTATGAAGCAACCAAAGATAAAAAATGGGAAAACGAAGCTGATAAATTTAGTCGTTTTTTAACGCCATTATCTACAAGTAAAGCAGGAGATCACGATTTAGGTTTTCAGGTTTTTAATAGTTTCGGGAATGGATACAGACTGACTAAAAATCCAGAATACAAACAGATTATTTTAAGAACTGCAGATACATTGGCAACACTTTTTAATCCGAAAGTGGGAACAATACAATCGTGGCCTCATAACAAAATGGGCGGTCACAATACTATTATTGATAATATGATGAATTTGGAGCTTTTGTTTTGGGCTTCAAAAAATGGCGGAAGTAAAAAATTATACGACATAGCTGTAAAACATGCCGAAACTACAATGGCAAATCATTTTAGACCAGATAACACTTCTTATCATGTCATAATTTACGATTACGAAACTGGGAAAAAGATAAAAGGAAGAACAGCACAAGGATATAGTGATGACAGTATGTGGGCGCGTGGTCAGGCTTGGGCGATTTATGGTTTTACAATGACTTATAGAGAAACAAAAGATGCTAAGTTTTTAGATTTTGCTCATAAAGTAGCAAGAGTTTATTTGGACAAATTAACAACTGAAGATTTAATTCCGTATTGGGATTTTAATGCGCCAAATATTCCTAATGAGCCTCGAGATGCTTCGGCCGCAGCCATTGTTTCATCTGCACTTTTAGAATTAAGTTCGTATACAAAAGACAAGAATTTAAAAGCAGAATATCTAACAAAAGCTAAAAAGATGATTGTTTCGCTTTCAGATAATTATCAAAGTCATGATGTAAATTCGGCATTTTTACTGCATTCAACAGGGCATAAACCAGCAAATAGTGAGGTAGATTGTTCTATAAATTACGCAGATTATTACTATCTTGAAGCACTTTTAAGACTTCAAAAACTAAAATAG
- a CDS encoding RrF2 family transcriptional regulator, translated as MFSKACEYGIRASIFIATKSSKGIRVGIKDVAKEIDSPEPFTAKIMQILTKSGIIHSTKGVGGGFEVSPEASKSIKLIQIVDAIDGNKIYSGCGIGLKECSEEHPCPVHHEFKKIRGLLLEMLINTTLEQLASDVKSGDFFLKATNANN; from the coding sequence ATGTTTTCAAAAGCGTGTGAGTACGGAATAAGGGCCTCAATATTTATTGCGACCAAATCTTCTAAAGGAATTAGGGTTGGAATAAAAGACGTGGCAAAAGAAATTGATTCGCCAGAACCATTTACAGCCAAGATTATGCAGATTTTGACCAAAAGTGGCATAATTCATTCGACAAAAGGAGTAGGAGGTGGATTTGAAGTTTCGCCAGAAGCATCAAAGTCTATCAAATTAATTCAGATTGTGGATGCCATTGACGGAAATAAAATATACAGTGGTTGCGGAATCGGATTAAAAGAATGTTCAGAAGAACACCCTTGTCCAGTTCATCACGAGTTCAAGAAAATAAGAGGACTTCTGTTAGAAATGCTTATCAATACCACTTTAGAACAGCTTGCTTCTGATGTTAAATCGGGAGATTTCTTTCTTAAAGCGACAAATGCGAACAATTAA
- a CDS encoding ribosomal maturation YjgA family protein yields MNKTRINYSLIFLSIILFGILSRKISFIPLWIGDFLYAVMIYFLVRVFFPSKKFFFIILLSLFICYCIEFLQLYQSEWIVDLRKTLFGKYVLGQGFLWSDILAYTFGIAIAFITEKSFLKYYNHESSFRIKQQK; encoded by the coding sequence TTGAACAAAACAAGAATCAACTACTCTCTAATCTTCCTAAGCATTATTCTCTTTGGAATACTTTCAAGAAAAATATCTTTTATACCTTTATGGATTGGCGATTTTCTTTATGCCGTGATGATTTACTTTTTAGTTAGAGTGTTTTTTCCGTCAAAAAAGTTCTTCTTTATTATACTACTTTCTCTTTTTATTTGTTATTGCATTGAGTTTTTACAGCTTTATCAAAGCGAATGGATTGTTGATCTTAGGAAAACACTTTTTGGCAAATATGTATTAGGTCAAGGATTTTTATGGTCTGATATTCTTGCTTATACGTTTGGAATTGCAATTGCTTTTATTACTGAAAAATCATTTTTAAAATACTACAATCATGAATCTAGTTTTCGCATCAAACAACAAAAATAA
- the ric gene encoding iron-sulfur cluster repair di-iron protein, with protein sequence MENLKNKTIGSFVAEDFRTAAVFSKYRIDFCCKGNRTVTEVCEKQNIDADALLENVLQVVQSENNGSIDFNSWPLDLLADYIEKTHHRYVEEKTNVLLPFLDKLCKVHGANHPELFKINELFIGCAGELSQHMKKEELVLFPFVKRMVKTKDTDGVLHQPSFGTVANPIAMMMHEHDNEGERFREIAALTDNYTPPADACTTYRVTFAMLKEFEADLHKHIHLENNILFPKAVILEKDFVEVE encoded by the coding sequence ATGGAAAATTTAAAAAACAAAACAATAGGATCATTTGTAGCTGAAGATTTTAGAACAGCTGCAGTATTCTCTAAATATAGAATTGATTTTTGCTGCAAAGGAAACAGAACAGTTACCGAAGTATGCGAAAAACAAAATATTGATGCAGATGCTTTACTAGAAAATGTATTGCAAGTTGTACAATCAGAAAATAACGGAAGTATTGATTTCAACTCATGGCCTTTAGATTTATTGGCAGATTATATTGAGAAAACGCATCACCGTTATGTGGAAGAAAAAACGAATGTTTTGCTTCCGTTTTTAGATAAATTATGCAAAGTTCATGGAGCAAATCATCCTGAATTGTTTAAAATAAACGAATTGTTCATTGGCTGTGCAGGAGAATTATCTCAGCACATGAAAAAAGAAGAGTTAGTTTTATTTCCATTTGTAAAAAGAATGGTGAAAACGAAAGATACAGATGGAGTTTTACATCAGCCATCTTTCGGAACCGTTGCAAATCCGATTGCGATGATGATGCACGAACATGACAATGAAGGCGAGCGTTTTAGAGAAATCGCTGCGTTGACAGATAATTATACTCCGCCAGCAGATGCTTGTACGACTTACAGAGTAACTTTTGCAATGTTGAAAGAGTTTGAAGCAGATTTGCATAAACACATTCATTTGGAAAACAATATTTTATTTCCAAAAGCTGTGATTTTAGAAAAAGACTTTGTTGAAGTAGAATAA